In Delphinus delphis chromosome 11, mDelDel1.2, whole genome shotgun sequence, one genomic interval encodes:
- the LRRC23 gene encoding leucine-rich repeat-containing protein 23, producing MSDEDDLEDFESNLDGLEREDDEKETEEWEDHRKEGEDSEEWMSTPLTEDMVKEGLSALCKTGNGLAHAYVKLVVKDRDLTDIHLLRSYIHLRFVDVSRNHLTDLSPLNCLTHLLWLKADGNRLRSARLSELPYLQIASFAYNQITDTEGISHPRLASLDLKGNHIHMVTGLDPQKLMSLHTLELRGNQLNSTVGINLPKLKNLFLAQNLLKKVEGLESLSNLTTLHLRDNQIETLSGFSKEMESLQYLNLRGNMVADLGELAKLRNLPKLRALVLLDNPCTDENDYRREALVQVAHLERLDKDFYEEEERAEADEIRQRVKEEAEPEPEPELELDQSSISQFP from the exons ATGTCAGATGAAGATGATCTGGAAGACTTTGAGTCAAACCTGGATGGTCTGGAAAGGGAAGACGACGAGAAGGAGACAGAGGAGTGGGAGGACCacaggaaagagggagaagactctgAGGAA TGGATGTCCACGCCCCTCACAGAGGACATGGTGAAGGAAGGGCTTTCTGCGCTCTGCAAGACGGGTAATGGACTGGCCCATGCTTACGTCAAGCTGGTGGTTAAAGACAG GGATCTGACAGACATCCACTTGCTGCGTTCCTACATCCATCTGCGCTTTGTGGATGTTTCCAGAAACCACTTGACAGACTTGTCCCCACTCAATTGCCTCACCCACCTGCTCTGGCTCAAGGCTGACGGCAACAGGCTGCGGAGTGCCCGGTTGAGCGAACTGCCCTACCTGCAGATCGCCAGCTTTGCCTATAACCAGATCACCGACACTGAGGGCATCTCTCATCCTCGTCTGGCCAGCCTGGATCTCAAAG GGAACCACATCCACATGGTGACAGGTCTGGACCCCCAGAAGCTGATGAGCCTGCACACACTGGAGCTTCGGGGGAACCAGCTGAACAGCACCGTGGGAATCAACCTTCCTAAGCTGAAGAACCTCTTCCTG GCCCAGAACCTGTTGAAGAAGGTGGAAGGCTTGGAAAGCCTAAGCAATCTCACTACCTTGCATCTTCGAGACAACCAGATTGAAACTCTGAGTGGCTTCTCCAAGGAAATGGAATCACTGCAGTACCTCAACCTAAG GGGCAACATGGTGGCTGACCTGGGGGAGCTCGCCAAGCTGCGGAACCTGCCCAAGCTGCGAGCCTTGGTGCTGCTGGACAACCCGTGTACGGACGAGAACGACTACCGCCGGGAGGCCCTGGTGCAGGTGGCGCATCTCGAGCGCCTGGACAAGGACTTCTacgaggaggaggagagggctgAGGCTGACGAGATCCGGCAGAGGGTGAAGGAGGAGGCCGAGCCCGAGCCCGAGCCCGAATTGGAACTGGACCAGTCATCGATCTCGCAGTTCCCCTAG